A genomic window from Streptomyces sp. WMMC940 includes:
- a CDS encoding winged helix-turn-helix transcriptional regulator yields the protein MAEHGEHACQQVDGGITRVFGLFGKRWTGLIVSVLMQRPVYFAELRRAIPGISERMLSDRLTELSAAGLVVREVDEGPPLRVAYRLTDAGAALEPALKELGRWAESHLPGGAEGGAC from the coding sequence ATGGCGGAACACGGAGAGCACGCGTGCCAGCAGGTCGACGGGGGGATCACGCGTGTCTTCGGGCTGTTCGGAAAACGCTGGACCGGCCTGATCGTGTCGGTGCTGATGCAGCGGCCGGTCTACTTCGCCGAGCTTCGACGGGCCATCCCGGGGATCAGCGAGCGCATGCTGTCCGACCGGCTGACGGAACTCTCGGCGGCCGGGCTGGTAGTGCGCGAGGTCGACGAGGGTCCGCCGCTGCGTGTCGCCTACCGGCTCACCGACGCCGGCGCGGCGCTTGAGCCCGCGCTCAAGGAACTCGGCCGCTGGGCGGAGTCGCACCTTCCGGGCGGCGCGGAGGGCGGAGCCTGCTGA
- a CDS encoding FMN-dependent NADH-azoreductase → MATLLHIDSALFPQGSASRDVTATFVKTWLEEHPEGKVVYRDLAANPLPHLDFAAVSAGADDALRAELANELADADAVLIGAPMYNFTIPSTLKAWLDQVIIVGHNAGTPDGPLSGTPFTVVASRGGSYAPGTPREDFEFVQNYLEKVFAGMFGATVDFIVPELTLAPSKPEMAELVPLAEASRSRAFVDAARKAKDLAARLAA, encoded by the coding sequence ATGGCCACACTGCTGCACATCGATTCCGCCCTCTTCCCGCAGGGGTCCGCCTCGCGCGATGTCACCGCCACGTTTGTGAAGACCTGGCTGGAGGAGCACCCGGAGGGCAAGGTCGTCTATCGCGACCTGGCCGCGAACCCCCTGCCCCATCTGGACTTCGCCGCGGTGTCCGCCGGCGCGGACGACGCGCTCCGCGCCGAACTCGCCAACGAACTCGCCGATGCCGACGCCGTGTTGATCGGCGCACCGATGTACAACTTCACGATTCCGTCCACGCTCAAGGCATGGCTCGACCAGGTGATCATCGTGGGACACAACGCGGGCACTCCGGACGGGCCGCTGTCCGGCACTCCCTTCACCGTGGTCGCCAGCCGGGGCGGTTCGTACGCCCCCGGTACGCCCCGGGAGGACTTCGAGTTCGTCCAGAACTACCTGGAGAAGGTGTTCGCCGGGATGTTCGGGGCCACGGTGGACTTCATCGTTCCCGAACTCACCCTGGCGCCCAGCAAGCCCGAGATGGCCGAGCTCGTTCCGCTCGCCGAGGCGTCCCGTTCCAGGGCGTTCGTGGATGCCGCCCGGAAGGCCAAGGACCTGGCGGCACGACTCGCCGCGTAA
- a CDS encoding sensor histidine kinase, which produces MRAGGRWLAPPELWSRRRLAGEATVALLLALLAVGLGQVLGASVAAVLAEAVAIAGLSLMRRRLPATVLAVTAALTPVGNGFLPLMMAAGWSAGRRITGAGRAVAAFAGAYALCVTVSLIDTWSPSTALTLVLLTTLYFLAVAVVPGLASRYWTQRRTLLHTLQERNNQLLRERAMVAGQARLRERQRIAQDMHDSLGHRLALISVHTGALEVDRELTPRQREVVGVLREASVTAMHELREVVGILRDGVEAPAPASVDESGRAARGTAGVAALVDAARAAGNAVELKYSGEARPLAAAADHAAYRIVQEALTNAYKHAPGAPITVDLRYEPDSFVVEIVNGTASNTIGHVVSGGQGLTGLHERARLVGGMVHAGPVPDGGFRVAGVLPYGIGEASPFVDSTDDLRRQPAKTPYGDGVPVMDRTVSESEWTMGGRDGHSRSSGVAMGCGIALGVVMLLGVAVLVGVFFLVGSLEKGMIEPSEYQAIKVGTAEKTVRDQLPSGDTIATEGLDGKGPTEPEGSRCLVLMSSEIGESLDAEPVFRFCFKDGKLVEKKSYEVKH; this is translated from the coding sequence GTGCGGGCGGGCGGCAGATGGCTGGCGCCGCCGGAGCTGTGGTCCCGGCGCAGACTCGCGGGTGAGGCGACCGTCGCGCTGCTGCTCGCCCTTCTGGCGGTGGGTCTGGGACAGGTGCTGGGGGCGTCCGTCGCGGCCGTGCTGGCCGAGGCCGTCGCGATCGCGGGCCTGTCGCTGATGCGGCGGAGACTGCCGGCGACCGTGCTGGCGGTGACCGCCGCGCTGACGCCGGTGGGCAACGGGTTCCTTCCGCTGATGATGGCCGCGGGGTGGTCGGCCGGGCGCCGGATCACCGGGGCGGGCCGGGCCGTGGCGGCGTTCGCCGGCGCCTATGCACTCTGTGTCACCGTCTCGCTGATCGACACCTGGTCGCCCTCGACCGCGTTGACGCTGGTGCTGCTCACCACCCTCTACTTCCTCGCGGTCGCGGTCGTCCCCGGCCTGGCCAGCCGGTACTGGACACAGCGGCGGACCCTTCTGCACACCCTGCAGGAGCGCAACAACCAGCTGTTGCGCGAGCGCGCCATGGTCGCCGGCCAGGCGCGGCTGAGGGAGCGGCAGCGCATCGCTCAGGACATGCACGACAGCCTCGGTCACCGGCTTGCGCTCATCTCCGTGCACACGGGGGCCCTCGAGGTCGACCGCGAACTCACGCCGCGGCAGCGCGAGGTGGTCGGGGTGCTGCGGGAGGCCTCGGTGACCGCCATGCACGAGTTGCGCGAGGTCGTCGGGATCCTCAGGGACGGGGTGGAGGCGCCCGCGCCCGCGTCCGTGGACGAGTCGGGCCGGGCCGCCCGCGGCACGGCAGGCGTCGCGGCGCTCGTCGACGCGGCCAGGGCCGCGGGGAACGCGGTGGAGCTGAAGTACTCGGGGGAGGCCAGGCCGCTGGCGGCGGCCGCCGACCACGCGGCGTACCGCATCGTCCAGGAGGCCCTCACCAACGCCTACAAGCACGCGCCCGGTGCGCCGATCACGGTGGACCTGCGCTACGAACCGGACTCGTTCGTCGTCGAGATCGTCAACGGAACGGCCTCGAACACGATCGGCCACGTCGTCAGCGGCGGGCAGGGACTGACGGGACTGCACGAGCGCGCCCGGCTGGTGGGCGGAATGGTCCACGCGGGTCCGGTCCCCGACGGCGGTTTCCGAGTGGCCGGGGTCCTTCCGTACGGCATCGGGGAGGCGTCGCCGTTCGTCGACTCGACGGACGACCTTCGGCGGCAGCCGGCGAAGACCCCTTACGGGGACGGTGTTCCCGTCATGGACAGGACCGTTTCGGAGAGTGAGTGGACGATGGGCGGCAGGGACGGGCACAGCAGGTCCAGCGGGGTGGCCATGGGGTGCGGTATCGCGCTGGGTGTCGTGATGCTGCTGGGGGTCGCCGTGCTCGTGGGGGTGTTCTTCCTGGTCGGCTCCCTCGAGAAGGGCATGATCGAGCCCTCCGAATACCAGGCGATCAAGGTCGGAACGGCCGAGAAGACGGTACGGGACCAGTTGCCGAGCGGGGACACGATCGCCACCGAGGGACTGGACGGCAAGGGGCCGACGGAGCCGGAGGGTTCGCGGTGCCTGGTGCTGATGTCCTCCGAGATCGGGGAGAGTCTGGACGCGGAGCCGGTGTTCCGGTTCTGCTTCAAGGACGGCAAGCTGGTCGAGAAGAAGTCGTACGAGGTCAAGCACTAG
- a CDS encoding response regulator codes for MTGSPIRVVIADDEPLIRAGIRMILTSDQEIEVVAEGANGREAVELARSHRADVVLLDIQMPVMDGLTALPELRRAVPTARVIVLTTFGERGNVLRALEHGGAGFLLKDTAPAELIRAVRAAAAGDAYLSPAATRHVVEQLASGRAATRDEEARARVAALSAREREVLALLGEGLSNADAGRRLHMSEATVKTYVSRILAKLDCENRVQAALLARDAGL; via the coding sequence GTGACCGGTTCGCCGATCCGGGTCGTGATCGCCGACGACGAGCCGCTGATCCGGGCCGGGATCCGGATGATCCTCACCTCCGATCAGGAGATCGAGGTCGTCGCCGAGGGGGCCAACGGTCGTGAGGCCGTCGAGCTGGCGCGGTCGCACCGGGCGGACGTGGTGCTGCTGGACATCCAGATGCCGGTGATGGACGGGCTCACCGCGCTGCCCGAACTGCGCCGCGCTGTTCCCACGGCACGCGTCATCGTGCTCACGACCTTCGGTGAGCGCGGCAACGTACTACGGGCGCTGGAGCACGGCGGTGCGGGATTCCTGCTCAAGGACACCGCTCCGGCAGAGCTGATTCGCGCGGTGCGGGCGGCGGCGGCCGGCGACGCCTATCTCTCGCCGGCCGCTACGCGCCATGTCGTGGAGCAGTTGGCCTCGGGGCGGGCGGCGACGCGTGACGAGGAGGCCAGGGCCAGGGTCGCGGCGCTGAGCGCCCGTGAGCGCGAGGTGCTCGCGCTGCTCGGGGAAGGCCTGTCCAACGCGGACGCCGGGCGCCGGCTGCACATGAGCGAGGCGACGGTGAAGACCTATGTGAGCCGGATCCTGGCCAAGCTCGACTGCGAGAACCGGGTGCAGGCCGCACTGCTGGCGCGGGACGCCGGGCTGTAG